One window of the Acidimicrobiia bacterium genome contains the following:
- a CDS encoding DUF368 domain-containing protein, which yields MVFESIASVLRGFAMGAADIVPGVSGGTIALVLGIYERLVASIRAGSTALGRILAGDVKGFRHWITRVEWGFLVPLGVGILAAVVSLAHLLTTLLAEAPVAMASLFAGLVIGSMLIAWTMLREPAAREVWVAIAVGAVVFVALGVRTGTTEETVDQLTDPALWAYFGSGAIAICAMILPGISGSFILVLLGMYGAVLDAVTDFDIVALGTFILGAVVGLGVFSQVLDRALTHHHDVVLAALVGLMAGSLRVLWPWPLGVQSTVLGTPDSDIALAVAMALVGFIAVVLIWWTAMRVEASATPR from the coding sequence ATGGTTTTCGAGTCGATCGCATCGGTGCTGCGCGGCTTCGCCATGGGTGCGGCGGACATCGTTCCTGGCGTGTCAGGGGGCACGATCGCTCTTGTCCTCGGCATTTATGAACGACTCGTCGCATCCATCAGGGCCGGCTCGACCGCTCTCGGGAGAATCCTTGCGGGTGATGTGAAGGGGTTCCGTCACTGGATCACCCGAGTCGAATGGGGATTCCTCGTCCCGCTCGGTGTCGGCATCCTCGCAGCAGTGGTGTCCCTCGCGCATCTGCTCACCACCCTCCTCGCCGAAGCACCGGTGGCGATGGCGTCGCTGTTTGCCGGTCTCGTGATCGGTTCGATGCTCATTGCCTGGACCATGCTCCGTGAACCCGCGGCGCGCGAGGTGTGGGTCGCCATCGCGGTCGGTGCGGTCGTGTTCGTCGCTCTCGGAGTGCGAACCGGGACGACCGAAGAGACCGTTGATCAGCTCACGGATCCTGCGCTGTGGGCATACTTCGGGTCCGGCGCGATCGCCATCTGTGCCATGATCCTGCCCGGTATCTCCGGATCGTTCATCCTGGTTCTCCTCGGGATGTACGGCGCGGTACTCGATGCGGTCACCGACTTCGACATCGTTGCACTCGGTACCTTCATCCTCGGAGCGGTTGTCGGGCTCGGCGTGTTCTCGCAGGTGCTCGACCGGGCCCTCACACACCACCATGATGTCGTCCTCGCGGCGCTGGTCGGTCTCATGGCCGGATCGCTGCGCGTGCTGTGGCCGTGGCCGCTCGGGGTCCAATCGACGGTCCTCGGTACCCCCGACTCGGACATCGCGCTGGCGGTCGCAATGGCCCTTGTCGGCTTCATAGCCGTGGTGCTCATTTGGTGGACCGCGATGCGAGTCGAGGCTTCGGCAACCCCTCGTTGA
- a CDS encoding NAD-binding protein, with the protein MKAVVVGAGATTRELIRRLGDTWDLVVIDIDPARLEAAERVRDITTIEGDGSSAVVLRRAGIDTAVTVVAAAATDDVNLEVAKLASDAGAEHIVAVARVPERSDEYRSLGVHVVVPASLAARDMEIAMEPRKLASTTFSAGKAEAIEFEITPDSPVQGKALKEIPSELWVVAAILRDGKLVVPHGATQLLTGDRVTIVGSAADFAQLVRTFAGGVSRFPLEFGRKVVVSLDSRSDLEGPVAEAAHFVRNSNAASLVVVHTDPAKLRSTAQADELQSLIDTVGVDELGVEVELRPVDGNPYEARLKIAKEESVGVIVAKMPGRSLLRPFSGIPAALNTLSTARVPVLLTRGETRFVAIVAPARRTISSDTAGRAAIDIARRSGVKVIGVAVANPTFMGRDDLMDKKRATAWLRREASVQDVQVERHVVRGNPVRVIASVTGPDRLLVVSMPDGRVGRWSPGTAVWAAARGEGSVLFVPMTS; encoded by the coding sequence ATGAAGGCGGTCGTCGTCGGTGCCGGCGCCACAACCCGCGAGTTGATCAGACGCCTCGGAGACACCTGGGATCTCGTCGTCATCGACATCGATCCGGCGCGCCTCGAGGCCGCCGAGCGCGTGCGCGACATCACGACGATCGAAGGTGACGGCTCGAGTGCTGTTGTGTTGCGTCGCGCAGGCATCGATACCGCGGTCACCGTGGTCGCCGCGGCCGCCACCGACGATGTCAACCTCGAGGTTGCCAAACTCGCGTCAGACGCCGGTGCAGAGCACATCGTGGCCGTCGCGCGGGTGCCGGAACGATCCGACGAGTATCGGTCTTTGGGGGTTCATGTCGTGGTTCCCGCATCGCTTGCGGCGAGGGACATGGAGATCGCCATGGAACCTCGGAAACTTGCGTCGACCACCTTCTCGGCTGGCAAGGCCGAAGCGATCGAATTCGAGATCACCCCCGACTCGCCCGTTCAGGGGAAAGCCCTCAAGGAAATCCCATCAGAGCTGTGGGTGGTCGCGGCGATCCTGCGCGACGGGAAGCTGGTCGTCCCGCACGGAGCGACGCAACTCCTCACAGGTGACCGAGTGACCATCGTGGGCTCGGCCGCCGATTTTGCCCAGTTGGTGAGAACATTCGCGGGAGGGGTATCGCGTTTCCCACTCGAGTTCGGGAGAAAGGTGGTTGTGTCGCTCGACTCGAGATCCGACCTGGAAGGTCCCGTCGCCGAAGCGGCCCACTTCGTGCGCAACTCGAATGCGGCAAGCCTCGTTGTCGTCCATACCGATCCCGCCAAGCTGCGCAGCACCGCCCAAGCTGATGAGCTCCAGAGCCTCATCGACACGGTTGGCGTCGACGAGCTCGGCGTGGAAGTCGAGCTCCGTCCCGTCGATGGGAACCCATATGAAGCCCGCCTGAAGATCGCGAAGGAGGAGAGCGTTGGTGTCATTGTTGCCAAGATGCCGGGCCGGTCGCTGCTCCGGCCGTTTTCGGGGATTCCCGCGGCACTGAACACGCTGTCGACCGCGCGTGTTCCGGTGTTGCTCACACGCGGTGAGACGCGGTTCGTTGCGATCGTTGCCCCCGCTCGACGAACGATCTCGTCCGACACCGCCGGAAGGGCTGCAATCGACATCGCTCGCCGGTCAGGCGTCAAGGTGATCGGTGTTGCCGTTGCCAACCCGACCTTCATGGGGCGGGACGATCTGATGGACAAGAAACGAGCCACGGCATGGCTCCGGCGTGAGGCATCGGTTCAGGATGTCCAAGTGGAACGCCATGTGGTCCGCGGAAATCCCGTGCGTGTCATCGCAAGCGTCACCGGACCCGATCGGTTGCTGGTGGTCTCGATGCCCGATGGTCGGGTTGGGCGATGGAGCCCCGGGACCGCCGTGTGGGCGGCGGCGCGAGGTGAGGGTTCCGTGTTATTCGTGCCCATGACATCGTGA
- a CDS encoding CaiB/BaiF CoA-transferase family protein: MFLVSAPDRPLEGVRIVAFEAIGPVPLATELMEELGASVTTVARPGGNALPSTLVPSTSARGQVVSCDLKTTKGVRYTMALLTAADVLVEGFRPGTLERLGLGPDTVRAEHPALIYARVTGWGQHGPYATMAGHDINYIGLTGALHAIGPSRMPVPPLNLVGDYGGGTMFAIVGILAALVQRQRTGQGCVVDIAMIDGVGALFEPIRRLRDAGMWLDRRGANLLDGGAPFYRTYATADGKFMAVGALEPAFYTAFVRGLGLDPAELPDRLDPENWIALSERFGEVFMERTRAEWQGVFDGTDACVTPVLSMDETGSHAHNEARATTVEIGSPRRVATAPRFGP, translated from the coding sequence GTGTTCCTTGTGAGCGCACCCGACCGTCCCCTCGAGGGCGTCCGTATCGTCGCGTTCGAAGCAATCGGTCCCGTTCCGCTCGCCACCGAGCTGATGGAGGAGCTCGGAGCGTCGGTCACGACCGTCGCGAGGCCGGGTGGCAATGCCCTGCCGAGCACGCTTGTCCCGAGCACATCAGCGCGCGGGCAGGTCGTGTCCTGCGATCTCAAGACAACCAAGGGCGTTCGGTACACGATGGCGCTCCTCACAGCGGCCGATGTACTCGTTGAGGGCTTCCGCCCCGGCACCCTCGAGCGCCTCGGACTCGGCCCAGACACCGTCCGCGCCGAGCATCCCGCCCTCATCTATGCACGGGTCACCGGGTGGGGGCAGCACGGTCCGTACGCCACGATGGCAGGGCACGACATCAACTACATCGGGCTGACCGGCGCACTCCACGCGATCGGCCCGTCGCGCATGCCGGTACCGCCGCTGAACCTCGTGGGGGACTACGGGGGCGGCACCATGTTCGCCATCGTTGGGATCCTTGCAGCCCTGGTGCAGCGTCAGCGAACCGGACAGGGCTGTGTTGTCGACATCGCGATGATCGACGGTGTCGGTGCCTTGTTCGAGCCGATCCGAAGGCTCCGCGACGCGGGCATGTGGCTCGATCGGCGCGGCGCGAACCTTCTCGATGGCGGTGCGCCCTTCTACCGGACCTACGCGACGGCTGATGGCAAGTTCATGGCGGTTGGTGCCCTCGAACCTGCGTTCTACACGGCCTTCGTCCGGGGCCTTGGGCTGGATCCGGCAGAGTTGCCCGATCGGCTCGACCCGGAGAATTGGATCGCGCTCAGCGAGCGCTTCGGTGAGGTGTTCATGGAGCGAACCCGCGCCGAGTGGCAGGGCGTCTTCGATGGCACCGATGCGTGTGTGACACCCGTCCTTTCCATGGATGAGACCGGCAGCCATGCCCACAACGAGGCTCGCGCGACGACCGTCGAGATCGGTTCTCCTCGCCGTGTCGCGACGGCACCCCGATTCGGCCCGTAG
- the dtd gene encoding D-aminoacyl-tRNA deacylase — protein MKAVVQRSLAASVTVDGHTAGRISSGLVVFVGVESADTVADAVACAHKIVDLRIFADEDGKMNRSIAEVHGAVLVVSQFTLAARVRKGRRPSFVGAARPEDAEPLIEQFCATVASRGLVVEQGVFGAHMLIELVNDGPVTLLVETKDGSII, from the coding sequence ATGAAAGCCGTCGTGCAACGGAGTCTCGCAGCGTCCGTGACGGTGGACGGGCACACAGCGGGGAGAATCTCGTCGGGTTTGGTCGTATTCGTCGGTGTCGAATCCGCCGACACGGTGGCAGACGCCGTGGCCTGTGCACACAAGATCGTCGACCTTCGCATCTTTGCCGATGAGGACGGGAAGATGAATCGGTCGATTGCCGAGGTGCATGGCGCCGTTCTTGTTGTTTCCCAGTTCACGCTCGCGGCGCGTGTCCGGAAGGGCCGTCGGCCTTCCTTCGTTGGTGCCGCCCGACCTGAGGATGCTGAGCCGTTGATTGAACAGTTCTGCGCGACGGTGGCATCCCGCGGTCTCGTGGTCGAGCAAGGGGTATTCGGTGCGCACATGTTGATCGAGTTGGTCAACGACGGCCCGGTGACGCTTCTCGTCGAGACCAAGGACGGGTCCATCATCTGA
- a CDS encoding cation:proton antiporter: MLAVAASDSVLPNATTFVVIGFAAFLLPLAARRIRVPAVVLEILFGLLIGPQVLGWIAAESTSEGFILVLAEIGLFLLMFLAGFEIDFTSLEREGKGPVITGLVMYGIFVGLAWFGFGFVELPDSNARLFLTLLVSAGSAGIIVPALRSTNRGRTRQGQLTLVIGILAEFLAATGIIVFSVWYRSGWGIEMFAVPLFAIILGFALWIMRTLAWWFPDQAERLFARHDPDEIGIRFSLALLFVFVGLSLALDMDPILGAFMAGAIFAFVFRNSGDLEARISGFSYGFLIPIFFISVGVAFPLDALQDATVIRTAGAIIVVAIAAKMLPAPLLTLRGLSLRDALGSGALLAGQLSVIIALAEVGVQIGVIDSGLAAGAVLLVGVTAILSPIFFRILSPPLPSDMEVPLSRTG, from the coding sequence ATGCTTGCCGTCGCCGCCTCCGACAGCGTTCTTCCGAACGCCACGACCTTCGTCGTGATCGGCTTCGCTGCATTCCTCCTTCCCCTTGCCGCTCGACGCATCCGGGTCCCGGCCGTTGTCCTCGAGATCCTGTTCGGACTGCTGATCGGCCCCCAGGTCCTCGGGTGGATTGCCGCGGAATCGACCTCGGAAGGTTTCATCCTTGTGCTCGCCGAGATCGGGTTGTTCCTCCTCATGTTCCTTGCCGGTTTCGAGATCGACTTCACCTCCCTCGAACGCGAAGGCAAGGGTCCCGTGATCACGGGACTTGTGATGTACGGGATCTTTGTTGGTCTCGCATGGTTCGGTTTCGGTTTCGTTGAGCTGCCGGATTCCAATGCGCGGCTGTTCTTGACGCTGCTCGTGTCCGCGGGATCTGCGGGAATCATCGTGCCTGCACTGCGTTCGACCAATCGAGGACGCACCCGTCAGGGCCAGCTGACCCTCGTCATCGGCATCCTCGCCGAGTTCCTTGCTGCCACCGGGATCATCGTCTTTTCCGTTTGGTACCGGTCGGGTTGGGGCATCGAGATGTTCGCCGTACCACTGTTCGCGATCATCCTGGGATTCGCCCTCTGGATCATGCGGACCCTCGCGTGGTGGTTCCCCGACCAGGCGGAGCGGCTGTTCGCCCGACACGACCCGGACGAGATCGGCATCAGGTTCAGCCTCGCTCTTCTGTTTGTCTTCGTCGGCCTTTCCCTCGCACTCGACATGGATCCGATCCTCGGCGCGTTCATGGCTGGGGCAATCTTCGCCTTCGTGTTCCGCAACTCGGGGGATCTCGAAGCGCGTATCTCAGGCTTCTCGTACGGGTTCCTGATCCCGATCTTCTTCATCTCTGTTGGCGTTGCTTTCCCTCTCGACGCCTTGCAGGATGCAACGGTTATTCGTACGGCCGGCGCGATCATCGTGGTGGCGATCGCCGCGAAGATGCTTCCCGCCCCATTGCTCACCTTGCGCGGGCTGTCGTTGCGCGACGCCCTCGGGTCCGGCGCTCTGCTTGCAGGCCAACTGAGCGTGATCATCGCCCTTGCCGAAGTGGGGGTTCAGATCGGAGTGATCGATTCCGGGCTGGCAGCTGGTGCCGTTCTGCTCGTCGGTGTCACCGCCATCCTGTCACCGATCTTCTTCCGGATCCTCTCACCGCCGCTCCCCTCGGACATGGAAGTGCCGCTTTCGCGAACGGGCTGA
- a CDS encoding ATP-dependent DNA helicase, with translation MTIEPSIEQRAIIEYLPTHLRVAAGAGTGKTTTIVERLARLVEDGTPPSRALGITFTVKASDELRTRLRDRLGQHGSEEEVEVATYHSFCVSILEEFGALVGYEPTSVLLDEGSRTELAQMVLRSYDTELDLTAMAHRADELTRFNASLDQHLLTPDDVRALSPSHPTPDDALWLLRDAYLTAAAAYRAEKTRLGLVEFSDLITMAVTLVEDHPEVAAELADRYDIVLLDEYQDTDPAQRILLTRIFGPRASVTAVGDTDQTIYEWRGASLDNFERFPEHFPRSGTATETLPLSLNHRSDRIILTLANALRDRLPVLDGARPLTPHDGAEDGYLGVGWFRSERDEARWIAKDIIGRHDDGIPYREMAILVRKRAWIPLLIAAMGEHDIPVSVSDPGTLLHIPEVADVVAWLRVVADPDDEVPLLRILMGGQYRFGLADLDAFRRCAREASMSSIMGAVRHHTAIDGLPAAKSELLDRFVAKHEHLVRFAQANPVARTINEIVNTIGFWDEAAALPAGEATSARLNIARFISVATNWRPIEGRPTVSRFLRYLDALDASGREESLTPPNLASADAVELTTVHGAKGLEWTVVFVPGLQAGDFPSSVRRYDDPDTHAYLVPYEARLDADSLRAVAATKGKARKNLLKARELNAEYRLAYVATTRARRRLVMTGHAWQDSVANPKEPSPLLMHARQIDGAVVEAWVDDPGDKPPVERFDSRSDEPDPLFPHGPAFAMRQAIADPGFLPSTYPELAGAVGQRVEQLVLDIGALRIPRLEPAERLFSTSVTAAVTLAQCPLRFKWIHHDRLPRRPSTAAKRGTEFHRMVELHNLGIVPLDGPETDAYDAIRDDTSNEPDRGTPGVEPDPWAVFEASRFAASRPRFVEVPFEVSIGNGSLRGKVDAIYEPTPGTWEIVDYKSGSVVNDPARMIQLKAYAIAAADGAISGTTPCRIEVVFAYFGGPEVVEITEVADEAWIRGARTELADLIKLGIEGPWTPTPSDACRHCDFLVHCETGAEFLRAAE, from the coding sequence ATGACGATCGAGCCGAGCATCGAGCAGCGCGCCATTATCGAGTACCTTCCAACACACCTGCGGGTCGCCGCAGGGGCAGGTACGGGCAAGACGACGACCATCGTCGAGCGGCTCGCCCGACTGGTCGAAGACGGTACGCCACCGTCGCGTGCCCTTGGCATCACCTTCACCGTCAAAGCGTCCGACGAGCTTCGTACCCGTCTGCGGGATCGCCTCGGCCAGCACGGGAGCGAGGAAGAGGTCGAGGTCGCCACCTACCACAGCTTCTGTGTCTCGATTCTCGAAGAGTTCGGTGCGCTTGTCGGGTACGAACCGACCTCGGTGCTCCTCGACGAAGGGAGCCGAACCGAACTGGCTCAGATGGTTCTTCGGTCGTACGACACCGAACTCGATCTCACCGCGATGGCGCACCGAGCCGACGAACTCACCCGGTTCAACGCCAGTCTCGACCAGCATCTGCTGACGCCAGACGATGTCCGAGCACTCAGCCCGTCACATCCGACACCTGACGATGCGCTCTGGCTCCTGCGCGATGCGTACCTCACCGCCGCTGCGGCATACCGTGCCGAGAAGACCCGCCTCGGCCTCGTGGAGTTCTCCGATCTCATCACGATGGCGGTGACCCTCGTCGAGGACCATCCCGAGGTCGCGGCCGAACTGGCGGACCGGTACGACATCGTCCTACTCGACGAGTACCAGGACACCGATCCCGCGCAGCGGATCCTGCTGACCAGGATCTTCGGCCCGAGGGCGAGCGTCACCGCGGTTGGCGACACCGATCAGACGATCTACGAGTGGCGAGGTGCTTCCCTCGACAACTTCGAGCGTTTCCCCGAACACTTTCCACGATCCGGGACCGCGACGGAGACCCTCCCACTGAGTCTGAATCATCGATCCGATCGCATCATCTTGACACTCGCGAACGCCTTGCGCGACCGTCTCCCGGTCCTCGACGGTGCACGACCACTGACCCCACACGACGGTGCCGAAGACGGCTACCTGGGTGTTGGATGGTTCCGCTCCGAACGAGACGAGGCGCGATGGATCGCAAAGGACATCATCGGCCGACACGACGATGGGATCCCCTATCGTGAGATGGCCATTCTGGTCCGCAAGCGAGCCTGGATTCCCCTCCTCATCGCAGCGATGGGTGAACACGACATACCGGTGTCGGTAAGCGATCCGGGGACGCTGCTCCACATTCCTGAGGTTGCCGATGTCGTGGCTTGGCTCCGCGTTGTGGCGGATCCGGACGACGAAGTACCTCTGCTGCGCATCTTGATGGGTGGCCAGTACCGGTTCGGGCTCGCGGACCTCGACGCTTTCCGACGCTGCGCACGCGAAGCATCGATGAGTTCGATCATGGGCGCTGTCCGTCACCACACGGCCATCGATGGGCTTCCGGCTGCCAAGTCGGAGCTCCTGGACCGGTTCGTTGCCAAACACGAGCACCTCGTGCGGTTTGCGCAAGCCAATCCCGTTGCACGAACCATCAACGAGATCGTCAACACCATCGGATTCTGGGATGAGGCGGCGGCGTTACCCGCAGGCGAAGCAACATCGGCGAGGCTCAACATCGCACGGTTCATCAGCGTCGCAACGAACTGGCGACCGATTGAGGGAAGGCCGACCGTCTCGAGGTTCCTTCGATACCTCGACGCTCTCGACGCCTCGGGGAGAGAGGAATCGCTGACACCGCCGAACCTCGCCAGTGCTGACGCGGTGGAGTTGACAACGGTCCACGGAGCGAAGGGCCTTGAGTGGACGGTGGTGTTTGTGCCTGGCCTCCAAGCCGGCGACTTCCCCTCATCGGTCCGACGGTACGACGATCCGGATACCCATGCCTACCTGGTCCCATACGAGGCTCGCCTCGATGCCGACAGCCTTCGTGCTGTCGCCGCCACCAAGGGAAAGGCCCGGAAGAACCTCCTGAAGGCCCGCGAGCTCAACGCCGAATACCGACTCGCGTATGTCGCGACGACGCGCGCGAGACGCCGACTCGTCATGACGGGCCACGCATGGCAGGACAGCGTCGCCAATCCGAAAGAGCCGTCACCATTGCTGATGCACGCACGACAGATCGATGGTGCCGTCGTGGAAGCCTGGGTAGACGACCCTGGGGACAAACCACCGGTCGAACGGTTCGACAGCCGATCGGACGAACCCGATCCACTGTTTCCGCACGGTCCGGCGTTTGCCATGCGCCAAGCGATTGCCGATCCCGGTTTCCTGCCATCGACCTATCCCGAACTCGCCGGAGCCGTCGGGCAACGGGTCGAGCAGCTCGTCCTCGACATCGGCGCCCTGCGGATCCCACGACTCGAACCTGCCGAACGCCTCTTTTCGACATCGGTCACGGCGGCGGTGACCCTCGCCCAGTGTCCCCTGCGATTCAAATGGATTCATCACGATCGGCTTCCGCGACGGCCGTCGACAGCCGCAAAGCGTGGAACCGAGTTTCATCGCATGGTCGAACTCCACAACCTCGGCATCGTCCCGCTTGACGGTCCCGAAACCGACGCGTACGACGCCATTCGCGACGACACCAGCAACGAGCCCGACCGTGGGACGCCGGGTGTCGAACCCGATCCATGGGCGGTGTTCGAGGCATCACGGTTCGCGGCGAGCCGGCCGCGGTTCGTCGAGGTGCCGTTCGAGGTGTCGATCGGGAACGGGTCCTTGCGAGGCAAGGTCGATGCAATCTACGAACCAACACCGGGAACATGGGAAATCGTCGACTACAAGTCGGGATCGGTCGTCAACGACCCGGCGCGTATGATCCAGCTCAAGGCGTATGCAATCGCCGCGGCTGACGGCGCCATCTCCGGCACCACACCGTGTCGAATCGAAGTGGTATTCGCATACTTCGGTGGACCCGAAGTGGTCGAGATCACCGAGGTGGCCGATGAGGCGTGGATTCGAGGAGCCCGAACGGAACTCGCAGACCTCATCAAGCTGGGTATCGAAGGTCCATGGACGCCCACACCGTCCGACGCGTGCCGCCACTGCGACTTCCTCGTGCACTGCGAAACCGGTGCGGAGTTCCTGCGGGCAGCCGAATGA